A genomic segment from Tachypleus tridentatus isolate NWPU-2018 unplaced genomic scaffold, ASM421037v1 Hic_cluster_2, whole genome shotgun sequence encodes:
- the LOC143243259 gene encoding uncharacterized protein LOC143243259, which translates to YFRTGTDFQIHQAKHSGKKPYCCTVCEKHFGTNYELKQHERIHTDKKPYCCTVCGKHFRVRSSLKYHERIHSGEKPYSCDICGKQFRINSSLNAHKRVHTGEKPYTCVICNKQLRTNSALRYHEGIHTGVKPYTCVECNKQFRTSKALRGHKIMHTGEKPYTCVVCNKQFRTNSALRYHKGIHTEEKPYSCKICGKDFRISKSLKYHERIHTGEKPFSCDYCGKQYRSNFSLKIHEQNHTGEKPYTCTVCGKQFGTSNALKKHERIHTGEKPYCCATCGKYFRKCTDLKIHEAKHSGEKPYCCTVCEKHFGTNYELKQHERIHTDKKPHCCTVWRKTHLEYVVH; encoded by the coding sequence TACTTTAGAACAGGTACAGACTTTCAAATTCATCAAGCAAAACACAGTGGGAAAAAACCTTATTGTtgtacagtttgtgaaaaacaCTTTGGAACAAACTATGAGTTAAAACAGCATGAAAGAATACATACTGACAAGAAACCTTACTGTTGTACAGTTTGTGGAAAACACTTTAGAGTACGTAgttcattaaaatatcatgaaagaATACATagtggagagaaaccttacagttgtgacatttgtggaaaacaatttagaatTAACTCTAGCTTAAATGCACATAAACGAGtgcatactggggagaaaccttacacttgtgtaatatgtaataaacagcttagaacaAACAGTGCATTAAGATATCATGAAGGAATACATACTGGTGTGAAACCTTACACTTGTGTAGAATGTAACAAACAGTTTAGAACAAGTAAAGCACTGAGAGGTCATAAAATAATGCATACAGGAGAGAAACCTTACACTTGTGTAGTATGTAATAAACAGTTCAGAACAAACAGTGCATTAAGATATCATAAAGGAATACATACTGAGGAAAAACCTTACAGTTGCAAAATTTGTGGAAAAGACTTTAGAATAAGTAAGTCTTTAAAATATCATGAAAGAATACATACCGGAGAGAAACCTTTCAGTTGTGACTATTGTGGAAAACAATATAGAAgtaattttagtttgaaaatacATGAACAAAAccatactggagagaaaccttacacaTGTACAGTATGTGGTAAACAATTTGGAACAAGTAATGCATTAAAAAAGCATGAAAGgatacatactggagagaaaccttactgTTGTGCTACTTGTGGAAAATACTTTAGAAAGTGTACAGACTTAAAAATTCATGAAGCAAAACACAGTGGGGAAAAACCTTATTGTtgtacagtttgtgaaaaacaCTTTGGAACAAATTATGAGTTAAAACAGCATGAAAGAATACATACTGACAAGAAACCTCACTGTTGTACAGTTTGGAGGAAAACACACTTAGAGTATGTAGTTCACTAA